A window of Cyclopterus lumpus isolate fCycLum1 chromosome 10, fCycLum1.pri, whole genome shotgun sequence genomic DNA:
CCTTTTGTTGGGTTGCAGCTTGCTCAGAACACTATGTACTGACAGAAGTAGTCTCAGCATTAATTCAAAAGGTCTCCACCAATCCCTGGCCGCCACAGAGtgctgttgcctagcaacaacGTAGTGTGATGCAGCGAGGTGCGCTGCTGAGGGCCAAGGTAGACAGCGCTGATCATATTCTCATCAGGAGCCATCCGCCTGCCAAAGGCCATCCATTCAGCAACGTGTTGGTAATAAGGACCGTGGTGATTCATTAGTGAACAAAAAACAGGATGCAGCACAGACAGAGCAGAGCGCCTCTGCAGCTACAAACGGAGTTATCTCCACTGcgtgtgtacattttaaaaactggaCAAACGTGTTGgtatctgtttttatttcccaaaatagtCACATGAAATCAATAATAAAGCAAGAAACACAAACGGAAAAAGGtgagaggaaaataagaaattaaaaagacagTTAATAAAGATTTCTTTTTGAATGTTagctgtggtgtttttttttttttaggttttctgATGCCAACATACTTCCATCGAAAAACATTATCACTCTTCTAAAATGGATGATGAGACAAGTTGGCTCCAATGTTTCGGCTAAAACCGTTTCCATTTTTTTCAGGGATCATTTGGTCTCCAACTTCTGTCCAAACTCCTTGATGGTGTCTGTGGCCTTGTCCGCAGCTTTTCCTATGGTTGCCTGAGTCTGTCTGCCAGCTTCTTGAGCAGCTTCAAAGAGTCACAGTGAAGCAGGGGAGAAATATACAGGAAGTTAAGAAACAAATCATCACTATAAGGCTGTTGTGTGATACGCATGTATTCATGTCTATATGAAAAGcttgtattaaatgtattacatgTCGTTAATTGTTCTATTCCTTTAACGTTTTGagcttatcttttttttcaatcaacATAATAATTTGTATGTCTTCAGTCCTGTATTACAGTATTGTCAAATAACAGGTCATATTAGGAACATTTGTAATAATTTGTAATCCTCTGACAGCTCGTCACTGCACTCTCACTCCCGTCTGCTCAGAGTAATGTACCCACTTGACCATCACAATGCTTCAAAGACAAAGGAGTGTGCACTTTACCGGTGTTGGCTGTTTCTTTGGAGGAGTCTGCCACCTGCTGCACAGCTTCTTGAGCTGCCTGCACTGGAAAACACATCACAGAGACTCACAGTGGCGGACCAGCTGAGTCGTTTACATGTGAAAGACAATTTTAAAACGTTTGCGAAAAAATAATAAGATTAATTGGAATGATTTATCTATCAAGTTGCTCTTTTTCAACCAAGAAAGACAAACCATTGTGGGAAGAAAAGCCTTCACCAGACCTTACTGCGGGCCCTGTGTCATCTGACAGCTGTTctacctgcagtgtctgtgaCTCCCTTCGCGGCCGAGTGGCTCGAGCCTTTCAGGCTCTCGAAGGACTTCTTAAACGAGGCCATGGCTCCTGTCTTTATCCCTGCAGCGTCCACACATCCGTCTGAGCCGACAGCGGCAGGAGAGGCTGTTTATACCCTCTGTTTGAGCCCGACGCCACCAAGCCTGCACGTTCCAGCTGGATTAATCCGAACAAAACCCGCCCAAAGAGGCCCGATCAGACTGGCATCCCAACTATGGCAGCGTCCTGCAAAGGGCCAGAGCCCGCTCAGCAGATTTCACACATCCTGTAATCAAACCCCCAGACAAGAGTGAGCAGAATAGGGAAACACGTGAGGGCGATTTTAAATAGATCGACCAACAGgcaggacaaaaacacagaattggTTACAAGAGGTTTAAAATCTAATGAGAGATCACTGTCCAACGTGAGTTTAAACATGATCAAACAATACCAcgtggtttcttttttttaatctttatttacagAGGAATGTATGTCTGGCTTAACACATAAACCTTTGTATTGACAAGTCCTGCAATTGAAAGCACATATTGATATGACAACCATTATGATTTCAAGACATAATATATTGACTTTAACTTGTTAAAATCTtcagtacacacaaacacacgcacacacacacacacacaaacatgtacacTCTGTCAGTTTCAGAGATCACAGATTTACTGGAATGATTTCACGAGCAAATATAAAGATACAATGTAAAAAACTCTTACTTCAAAAAAGTTCAAAGAAATTtccaaagaaatgcaaaacGAAAAAGAAAGAACCCACAAACAGGCATTGTCGACACTTAGGTGGATATTATTGTTTTCATATCTGCTTGCAACcggacatatttattttttccaactCCCAATGTCTCATTGGAAGATGACGAACATCtattgcacatttttaaatacagatacacacaagaACAAAGTCACAAGCCCTGGCTGGTCTCATTTCATTGGGAGGGAGTCAAGgaaatgagacagagaggacgAATCCTACGTCTCAATAATTACCTACACCCAACACATCACATTAATAACATGAcatttacaatatataataataaaagatttgTCTTGAAGGAAGAACATTTTGTGGGAATGCTTGTCTTTTTTGTAGATTTTTTTGCAACGGGGATGTAATAGTGATAGTTTCAGCATttgtcctttttattattagaaATATTATTGTGCTGCTGGTTGGTCGGTGTCTTTGACTGGTGCTTTTACGCTTCTGGCTCGTAGTCCTGGCTCCCCTGGGAAAAGAAGAACCCATTTTTAAGAGCCAGGCAGGTCAAAGCTGAAGCACAGAGCAGCTCCAGACTTAAATTCAACAGTATCACTTTGATTAGGACTTCATCTCAAATACAACTTAAATACATCTAAGAAGAATACATATAGCAGTGGGCTCATGATTGCGGTCTGCTGAAGGTGATGACGTCACTCGATCACAGCTGTAAGCTGCCCtgctggtctctctctcttcagcctGCAGAGGGCAGCAACATCCTACACAAGCTTCAAGGACGTGTCGTGAGCACATTCCCAGCATCCTTTTAACCCTGCACACACCTCTTTCACACACAagatcataaaaaaaaggacaaaaatacaatacagcCGCCGGGAATATGCAATAGTCTTAGGACATCTACTGTGTTCACAAATCCAAGAGTGATACTGGATGAGATGGGTTTGCATGTGCAAAATCCTCCCTAAGAGGGCTTGGTTATTTCTAGCGCTCAGGCTTCATATTCACAGCACTGCAGGGAGACCCTggcattacccacaatgcacagAGGCAGAGAGCGTCATCACCACACCCATTCAGACAGAGCTCACACATTGCTGGTGTAGCAAAGGATGGGGGAGGGGAAGCGAtgcggaggagaggagcaggagatggaggaggacatggatgACACAAGCCTCTGAGAAATTCACTTTAAATTTGCATCTCAGGCAATATCTCGGTTTTATACCTTTAACTGATGAATGCAATAATACACAAAGCAAACTAAAAGGAAATTCAACTGAATGCATTGAATAAATTGAACATCATTAGCTAAATTAAATCTTCTTCCAACTGAAGCTGATtctgaatattttaatattctcaGAGAATATAAAAGTCTGCTAAAAACATAGCTGATGCCGAACGTTATATAATTATACATACAGATGAAATGATCGTTTCCACATTATGTACATAGTGTGATATTTGTATTTACTCTTAGATATTTAAAATCTGGTTTCAAAGCCATTGGTTCTGCAGAGTTTTTCTCGCCCCTGTCAGCCAAATTCCAAAAATAGCCATCGGTGTCATACTCCCACCcatcctccacacacacacgcacacgcacacgcacacgcacacacacacacacacacacacacacacacacacactgacacccCCTTAACGCTCAATGTAGGTAGGTGCTGTATTCACTGTACTCACTATGCTATGTTgcaattgtgttttcatttccagCAAAAATAAGGAttacagaagtgtgtgtgtggggggaagTGACACAAGTGTGAAGTGCtattgaaataaaatacagctcagatgtgtaatatatatatgtatatatatactctatattgttagttttttttacaggctTTTTGCAAAAAGCTATTTCCAATGAAATCTTACTTCAACAAAGAGACATGAGATTCTTTATTGTGAGGCAGACACATGTATGTGCTTTGTGTCGTGGAGGAGGATTACCTGCTGGGACCCATATGTCTCCCCTTCTGGCTCCAACATTGCCTCTCCCTGGCCCTCCATGGCCTCCTGCCCGTACTCCTCAGGCTGCAGAGACAGTACGACGGAGACAATGAGGATATAACAGATCTACATTAACAGAAGCAACTAAACATATTTCAAGTTACTACATACGTACATCACTATTACATTTGAGTCACAGAGTCTCAGCATCAGATTTTTCAGAAATACATACAAGTTATCCAAAGATTATCCAACCGAAAAACCCAGGCCAGTGTTGCCAACACTTTTCTAATGATAGTAGTTTGCAGTACTATGCTTATATCTAGCAACAAAGTTACAAAGTCTGCAACACTGGCAGCCcatcccttcaggcctccctccaaagctACACCACCAAAATGATCACGATGAACGTAAAATAACAAACATGGCTATTGTTAAATTTGGTTCACGTTGTACAAGTTGAGCATAAGCCCTGTCCTTTTTGGCCACCATTTTTTCGATTAGGAAACAGTAGTTTTACTTGCAGGGGACAGAATATTCTTTCTTCCAGATAGTTAGAAGAATACACACAGAATACCACCAGTCTGATCTTTGTCTATTTGAAGTGACGCTGATATTGATTGATATCTTGACACTGAGGCTCTCCTTCTGATACAGGCAGCGCTCCATCTGAATGCACCTCCTACTTCGAGCCCTTAAAACAAAGCTAGTGGGTCAGCACACGTGTATTTTTAAACCCAGCACTAATCAAGTCAATTAGGTCAGGGAAGATCAGACCATAATCCTATGTACTGTATCAAGCTGGTATTAATGCTGTAAGCCAACCGAAATGATTAGCGTGGCCATAAATGCTGCACAAATGGAAACCATAAAGACACACCTAATCAGGCGGATCATTGGCTGAGAAAAAGTGAACATGAAAAAGGGTGTTCGCGGGATTATAACAGTGGATAACGACACGTTTTGTGTCTGATTGGTCACATTTGAATTCAGTCGAGACTCAAACACAAGCGACGGCTTAATCTTAAGCCAATTTAGCATAAATTTCTCTTAAAAAGATTATTGAAATATTTGATTGTAGGAATGGATCAGTAAGTGCAATTTCAAGTGCAGAATATAGTTACAGCGAGCACATACAGCCCAGCACCAGCTCGAGCTAAACAGTAGATAAGAATGCCAACAGTTTACCAATCTGTTGTCAGGGTGTTGGAATGAGTAGTTGTATCACTCAGATAGTGCCTCTGAGAAGCCAATTAGAGCAGGCTGTCAGATTTACTAGATTAGTGAGTCAGAAGGAGTCCAATTCTGAGGGATGAAGGCTTCGGACAGCAAGAGGACCTCCCTTTCTCACTGACAGCGAAAGATGAAATGTCAACGTGCTTGTAGCGCACGGCCAGGTCGTTTAACCAGCAGAGAACAAATGTTCAAGCTTTGCTATAAGTAGATTTTTCCAAGTCACATCTgttgtatttaaattatattttataggCTGGAGGCAGCTCTGTGTGCAGAGAAGACTGTGCGGAACAACAACTCATCCTCAGAAACCTTCAAGCTTCCTCCTAATAAACGAGGGCAAAGCCTTCGCACAATTGTATTTGGGACTATTTCAACCAGCAGGTCCACCCCTTTACATTTTGCAGAGTGAATATTGAGGAATGCATAATCTGGCTGTGGAGCCAGCCTAACTTTAAGTACACAAGTAAACTTTTTCTCAAAAACCAAAGTGTGATAATGTTTCCTTTGCTAGCAGCACATGTCTCTGCTTACAGCAGAGGAATAAAACAGATGTGGACCAGTAACTCTATGTTGAAGTGACACGCAAATTCATCAGCCCGTGTTTATCCTGCTAAAATCGGGCTCTGCTACGAGCACAATCCCATCCAGACTTTAATGAATTTACACAATTTACAGCAATTTGCCAACTGTAAGTGATTCATGAATCTGGAACGAAGGTTTTATCTGTcagttgtgcatgtgtgcacatccATCAGTAGGCTCAATGAAGGATAACAATACGCTGCTGTATAGAAACAGTTTGCAGCCATTTCATTATATGCGTGCCATTCCATGGACTTAAATGTGGGGATTTACTGTTCTCCAGTCTTATATCTTTAGAAGGGTCTTTCATAAGCAATTATTTCATCTATGTAAAGATATGAAAaactaatacaaataaaaaatgcatggTCAAAATTGCATTTTTTACAAGTATTAGTTTTGGATATATACATCCAGAATCtggacatgttttttaaaattatatataatcaCCTCTGATCTCACAATTAAGGGCCACTGATTTCCTGTAGGTGTGCGTGAACACTGCCATACTTTGTCTAATAACAGGAACATACTGAAGAAACTAGAACCGTGTGTCACAGGGAGCTGATGGCGACTGTAACGCTGTACATACGTTCATGTCAGCAGGGAATTCGTCCTTTTTCCCCAGGCCAGTGGCAGCAACAATGTTGCCGTAGGCTCCAGTGGTCTTCTCAGccactgcagagacacacacacacatcatggacacacaaacattatCTTAACAGATCCAGCAGACAGATTAAAAGCATGTCCTCAATTGAATATTATACATAATGACCACTTACACTTGCCCTCTTCGACACACAAACCCTCCCTTATCACCATAATGAACTGTCCTTTTCCCAGCCAGGAGTATGTGGCTGGTCACGGTAATGAAACTGAACTAATGACGTTTGCGTTTGACTAGCAAAGAGAAAACTCACCTGAGCCCACGCTGTCTTTGGCCTTGTTACCTgaattaacaacaaaaaaaaatagttagAAATGCTAATTGAAGTACCATTTGACATTTTGCTTTTCAGGACACTCGCCCAAAACTAACCACTAAAGCACTCAGAGttgtaatttgttttaatgcatAATTTCTGAGCACCTAGCTCTTCACCACCTTGATAAGTCATCAACCTGACAGCATGATTCATGACACACTGATGCTACAGAAGCGTCCTGCTCATCACTGCTCACATGATAAACTGTGAAATGTAACTAGCATGATTCTCTTTGATCTGTCACTACCGACCAATCATTTTTTCATACAACTGATGCAATAGTTTTTTGTTCACACCTCCAGGAGGTAATAACGAACAATCATGGATGCAGAACTTGGATTGCTTGGTACTTTTCTTGTGAGGAATTATCAAACCACCAATCGATTCTCTGACCGTTGGCAGATCTCATCCATCTACCTTTACTCCATCAAGCTATTTGGGCAATCAAATAGTGCCCACTGGTCCTGATCACTGAAGCACTGTCATCCTCTCTACTGTGCAGCAGTCACATGCCTTATTGGTCCCTAAGGGCCTTTAAAAGCCCACTGAGAAGAGATGAAATGATGATGAAGTACAGAACCAGCACTACAAAAGGGAAGTCTCAAAGCAAAACCTACATCTAAGATGTGCCTCCAATTGAGCATCTGCTGTGGTGAAGTGCAGCTACCACACTGCATATTCAGTAATAAAATACACGATTTGATAATCGTTTTCGAAAATCCCTTTCAAGCTCCTTAAGTGttgaaattgaaattaatttttttttgattaaaatcacatttatgGTTATAAAAAAACGGATTATGTCTACTGTTCTTGGGtgtgaaatatattatattgttgtcACCTAAACATTGATAATATacagaaataatatatatttgaaacagATTACTAAGAGTGTTTTTTAGGCTGTAGCTATGGTTTAGCATTTGTTAGTAAGAGATATGCTGAGACTGCTGTAATCGGCTGCATGCTGCTAATGCTCGATGAATAA
This region includes:
- the sncb gene encoding beta-synuclein; translated protein: MDVFMKGLSKAKEGMAVAAEKTKEGVAVAAEKTKEGVMFVGNKAKDSVGSVAEKTTGAYGNIVAATGLGKKDEFPADMNPEEYGQEAMEGQGEAMLEPEGETYGSQQGSQDYEPEA